One genomic window of Helicobacter canis includes the following:
- a CDS encoding LPS-assembly protein LptD, giving the protein MCKPSPKDIAKGTRYNALSTGLCAFACLQLLCATLIAQPLESTFEKVDSSTAQKTHNEAPKAQSLESTHQADPSLESSNPPKKQAKSQKSKQTTPKANTQKEGIAQYNKDNQKVFELLANSLHSEQNTIHAIGDAILINQELYVLADTIRYDIQERQVQASGDVRIYRDGNLLVRTKETHFSLDDKYGIIEPLYLQDTESGLWVSSARATTQDTFYTFKKAVLSGCAVPSPIWRMEASSGSYSDSKKIVSLWNPRVYIGDVPIFYFPYFSVSTNMSRKTGLLMPSFVTSSTEGFAFFLPYYIAPKTNWDITLTPQVRTERGIGGLIEFRALDSGLDRTYAELGYLYNFDEYMQRFNLKNQQIYGLRLYHLGNRPLQKYFKLNSELDNGIYLNLVHMNDLDYYRLRQINKRVYDTTYTSKANAFIQTQKHYLGLNFKYFLNLAKLDNTTTFQSVPNFQYHKYMDSLFFKELMYAIDYQFKNTTRQTGYGYIENGVRIPVGLQFSLFKQYLSLGIWNEFYAENLFLTKTQNSYIPSNDDTNKNGNIFSANYSISLNSDLSKSYNKFFHTIQFEALFSGPYLFYHNGLLSQATGDQAAQIRKKSIDLREQFGAAADYLNKFPIESPSGTIYFYDDIWDPSGISAYTIVNQTLDLKLSQYFLTSTGRNIVDWKIFQRLNFDELAYALKSSHIDSSVIAKRPLENKFSFSPIAGLNFSASFFYSFYAKRMSELALATSFSRGAFSASASYFFKDKQAYDFLSNTILSQTGAQYLRANVSHDFGVFAFSASAGYDIEKNTLLDWDIGLYKNIRCFGIGLKFVNRRRPILTNDINNPFYVQQDYFVRLIFNFAPLTSTGLTTRF; this is encoded by the coding sequence GTGTGCAAGCCATCTCCAAAAGACATAGCCAAAGGCACTCGCTACAACGCCCTATCCACAGGGCTTTGCGCATTTGCTTGCTTGCAGCTACTATGTGCTACTCTCATCGCCCAGCCACTAGAATCCACTTTTGAAAAAGTGGATTCTAGCACCGCGCAAAAAACGCACAATGAAGCCCCAAAAGCACAAAGCCTAGAATCCACCCACCAAGCAGACCCCTCCCTAGAATCTAGCAATCCCCCAAAAAAGCAAGCAAAATCCCAAAAAAGCAAGCAAACCACCCCAAAAGCAAATACACAAAAAGAAGGCATCGCTCAATACAACAAAGACAATCAAAAAGTCTTTGAGCTACTAGCAAACTCCCTTCATAGCGAGCAAAACACCATACACGCCATAGGCGATGCGATCCTTATCAATCAAGAGCTCTATGTGCTTGCTGATACTATCCGCTATGATATACAAGAGCGGCAAGTGCAAGCAAGCGGTGATGTGCGGATTTATCGCGATGGCAATTTGCTTGTGCGCACCAAAGAGACGCATTTCTCCCTAGATGATAAATACGGCATTATCGAGCCGCTTTATCTCCAAGATACAGAAAGCGGACTATGGGTAAGCTCTGCTCGCGCCACCACACAAGATACTTTCTACACTTTTAAAAAGGCAGTGCTATCTGGCTGCGCTGTGCCAAGCCCAATCTGGCGTATGGAGGCATCTTCTGGCTCCTACTCTGATAGCAAAAAAATCGTATCCCTGTGGAATCCGCGTGTGTATATCGGCGATGTCCCGATATTTTACTTCCCTTACTTTAGTGTCTCTACTAATATGTCAAGAAAGACAGGGCTACTTATGCCCTCTTTTGTAACCTCTAGCACAGAGGGCTTTGCCTTTTTCCTGCCCTACTACATCGCCCCAAAGACAAATTGGGACATCACACTAACGCCACAAGTGCGCACAGAGCGCGGTATAGGAGGGCTGATAGAATTTCGCGCGCTAGATTCTGGGCTAGATCGCACCTATGCAGAGCTTGGGTATTTATACAACTTTGATGAATATATGCAACGCTTTAATCTCAAAAACCAGCAAATCTACGGACTTCGGCTCTATCACCTAGGCAATCGCCCCTTGCAAAAATACTTCAAGCTAAACAGCGAGCTAGATAATGGTATCTATCTAAACCTTGTGCATATGAATGACCTAGACTACTACCGCTTGCGCCAGATCAATAAACGCGTCTATGATACGACCTACACCTCTAAGGCAAATGCCTTTATCCAAACGCAAAAGCACTACCTTGGACTAAACTTCAAGTATTTTCTAAACCTTGCCAAGCTTGATAATACAACCACTTTCCAATCTGTGCCAAATTTTCAATACCACAAATATATGGATTCTTTGTTTTTCAAAGAGCTTATGTATGCCATTGATTATCAGTTTAAAAACACCACGCGTCAAACAGGCTATGGCTACATAGAAAATGGCGTGCGTATCCCTGTGGGCTTGCAATTTTCTCTCTTTAAGCAATACTTATCGCTTGGCATTTGGAATGAATTTTATGCAGAAAATCTCTTCCTAACCAAAACACAAAACAGCTATATCCCAAGCAACGATGACACAAACAAAAATGGCAATATCTTTTCTGCCAACTACTCCATCTCGCTAAACTCCGATCTCTCCAAAAGCTATAATAAATTTTTCCACACGATCCAGTTTGAAGCCCTTTTCAGCGGTCCTTATCTCTTCTATCATAACGGACTTTTAAGCCAAGCCACCGGCGATCAAGCCGCCCAAATCCGCAAAAAATCTATCGACCTAAGAGAGCAGTTTGGCGCAGCAGCAGACTATCTCAACAAATTCCCCATAGAATCCCCAAGTGGGACGATATATTTCTATGATGATATTTGGGACCCTTCAGGCATTAGTGCCTACACTATTGTCAATCAAACCCTAGACTTAAAGCTCTCCCAATACTTCCTAACTAGCACCGGGCGCAATATTGTTGATTGGAAAATCTTTCAGCGGCTAAACTTCGATGAGCTTGCCTACGCGCTAAAAAGCTCACATATAGATTCTAGCGTGATAGCCAAGCGACCTTTGGAAAACAAATTTAGCTTCTCTCCCATAGCTGGGCTAAATTTTTCAGCAAGCTTTTTTTACTCCTTTTATGCTAAAAGAATGTCCGAGCTAGCCCTAGCTACAAGCTTTAGCCGTGGGGCATTTTCTGCTTCTGCAAGCTACTTTTTCAAAGATAAGCAAGCCTATGACTTCTTGTCAAATACCATTCTCTCGCAAACAGGTGCGCAGTATTTGCGCGCTAATGTTTCGCACGATTTTGGCGTGTTTGCTTTCTCGGCTTCTGCTGGCTATGATATTGAGAAAAACACCTTGCTTGATTGGGATATAGGGCTGTATAAAAATATCCGCTGCTTTGGGATCGGGCTGAAGTTTGTCAATCGCCGCCGACCAATTTTGACCAATGATATTAACAATCCTTTCTATGTCCAGCAAGACTACTTTGTGCGGCTTATTTTTAACTTCGCCCCGCTCACAAGCACGGGACTTACGACAAGATTCTAA
- a CDS encoding RDD family protein, whose translation MAKDEALQDTLDREDLTLAPLDKRIYAFLIDALLLSALMMLINLNTFLALSEPQALQEMRDSSSSAIMLKDSAKAPLEQSIEQKIQEQISSLIMQIFLLEIIYQGLFTFWYGASLGKMLCKIQVVSIDLLDSPSFLASFLRAALRTLSQAVYYIPFVFAFSDVLKRTLYDRAARTIVIMQKR comes from the coding sequence ATGGCAAAAGATGAAGCCCTACAAGACACACTTGATAGAGAGGATCTAACCTTAGCCCCACTTGATAAAAGGATTTATGCCTTTTTGATTGACGCGCTGCTGCTTAGCGCGCTTATGATGCTAATCAATCTCAACACCTTTCTTGCCCTAAGTGAGCCGCAAGCACTGCAAGAAATGCGCGATAGCAGCTCAAGTGCCATTATGCTAAAAGATAGTGCCAAAGCCCCACTAGAGCAAAGCATAGAGCAAAAGATACAAGAGCAAATCTCTTCACTCATTATGCAGATTTTCTTGCTAGAGATTATCTACCAAGGGCTTTTTACCTTCTGGTATGGGGCAAGCCTTGGGAAGATGTTGTGCAAAATCCAAGTAGTGAGCATTGATCTGCTGGATTCGCCGAGCTTTTTGGCAAGCTTTTTGCGTGCTGCCTTGCGCACCTTATCGCAAGCGGTGTATTACATACCCTTTGTTTTTGCCTTTAGCGATGTCTTGAAGCGCACACTCTATGACCGCGCCGCACGCACGATTGTCATTATGCAAAAACGCTAG
- the purD gene encoding phosphoribosylamine--glycine ligase: MQTHNPQENLHKENLHKVLHKVLIVGNGGREYALGLHLKQDSRIEQIFFTPGNAGTALLGTNITLPHNQDIVEFCQKEGISWVIIGGESALVGGLSDELRARGISTFGPSRAAAELEGSKAFMKDFVASCGIPTARYIQTSDPQKAKDFARSLPLPVVIKASGLCAGKGVIIAQSYEEAESTIDNMRKEFGQAGECIVVEEFLSGYELSVFGICDGESFTLLPPCQDHKQLYNGDKGPNTGGMGAYTPSPLCDEMLLEKIASRIFAPTLAGMEKRGTPFSGVLFAGIMVVEGEPYLLEFNVRFGDPECEVLLPLLQTPLLDICHAVESKQIAALPITFRQGYCVGVVLASHNYPFGSSTPHPITIAPFDSTLGHICYAGVSPNKVDSSKGGEKVDSSSPLLASGGRVALAIGVAPTLAKAKHNAYTIANCIAFEGKVLRTDIADKALKA, translated from the coding sequence ATGCAGACACATAATCCACAAGAGAATTTGCACAAAGAGAATTTACACAAAGTTTTGCACAAGGTTTTAATTGTAGGGAATGGTGGGAGAGAATACGCCCTAGGCTTGCACTTAAAGCAGGATTCTAGGATAGAGCAGATATTTTTCACCCCCGGTAATGCCGGCACAGCACTGCTAGGCACAAACATCACACTTCCACACAATCAAGACATTGTAGAGTTTTGCCAAAAAGAGGGGATTTCTTGGGTCATCATCGGCGGCGAAAGCGCGCTTGTAGGTGGGCTTAGCGATGAGCTACGAGCAAGGGGCATTAGCACCTTTGGTCCAAGCCGTGCAGCCGCAGAGCTTGAAGGCTCAAAGGCATTTATGAAAGATTTTGTCGCCTCTTGTGGTATCCCCACCGCACGCTATATCCAAACAAGCGACCCACAAAAAGCCAAAGACTTCGCGCGATCACTCCCCCTGCCTGTGGTCATCAAAGCAAGCGGACTCTGTGCTGGCAAGGGCGTCATCATCGCACAAAGCTATGAAGAAGCAGAATCCACCATTGATAATATGCGCAAGGAATTTGGGCAGGCTGGAGAGTGCATAGTGGTAGAAGAGTTTCTATCCGGCTATGAGCTATCTGTCTTTGGGATTTGCGATGGGGAGAGCTTCACGCTTTTGCCCCCCTGCCAAGATCACAAGCAGCTTTATAACGGCGATAAGGGTCCAAACACCGGTGGTATGGGGGCTTATACGCCAAGTCCTTTGTGTGATGAAATGCTGCTAGAAAAGATTGCTTCAAGGATTTTTGCCCCTACACTTGCAGGTATGGAAAAGCGCGGCACGCCCTTTAGCGGGGTGCTGTTTGCGGGGATTATGGTCGTAGAGGGCGAGCCATATCTGCTAGAGTTTAATGTCCGCTTTGGCGATCCAGAGTGTGAAGTGCTACTGCCACTTTTGCAAACGCCTTTGCTTGATATTTGCCACGCCGTAGAATCCAAGCAAATCGCCGCACTTCCTATAACTTTCCGCCAAGGCTACTGCGTAGGAGTCGTGCTAGCAAGCCATAATTATCCCTTTGGCAGCTCTACGCCCCACCCTATCACAATCGCGCCTTTTGATAGCACACTTGGGCATATCTGCTATGCAGGTGTGAGCCCAAACAAAGTGGATTCTAGTAAAGGGGGTGAAAAAGTGGATTCTAGCAGCCCTCTACTAGCAAGCGGCGGGCGCGTGGCTCTAGCCATAGGAGTCGCCCCCACACTTGCTAAAGCCAAGCACAACGCCTACACAATCGCAAATTGCATAGCATTTGAAGGCAAGGTGCTGCGCACAGACATTGCCGACAAAGCTCTAAAGGCATAA
- the gmd gene encoding GDP-mannose 4,6-dehydratase: protein MKRALITGITGQDGAYLAEFLLNRGYEVHGIKRRSSLFNTDRIDHLYQDPHIDNRNFFLHYGDLTDSTNLIRIIQEVRPDEIYNLAAMSHVHVSFETPEYTANADGIGTLRILEAVRLLDLIETTKIYQASTSELYGLVQAVPQSESTPFYPRSPYACAKLYAYWITINYREAYNMFACNGILFNHESPIRGETFVTRKITRGVSKIALGLQDKLYLGNLSAKRDWGHAKDYVEAMYLILQQQKAEDFVIATGVTTQVRDFVALAFGELGIEVEFRGEGENEVGIVKACRGEYQLPQGQEVVAVDSRYFRPTEVDLLLGDPTKAQKLLGWQPKYDLAMLVKDMMQSDIKLMQKEKFLQDNGYNILRYFE from the coding sequence ATGAAAAGGGCACTTATCACAGGTATCACCGGGCAAGATGGTGCGTATCTTGCAGAATTTCTCCTAAATCGCGGCTATGAGGTGCACGGCATTAAGCGCAGAAGCTCGCTGTTTAATACCGATAGGATCGATCATCTCTACCAAGACCCCCATATTGATAATCGCAACTTTTTTCTCCACTATGGGGATTTGACAGATTCTACAAATCTTATCCGCATTATCCAAGAAGTGCGCCCAGATGAGATCTACAATCTTGCGGCAATGAGCCATGTTCATGTAAGCTTTGAGACGCCAGAATACACCGCCAACGCCGATGGCATAGGCACGCTACGAATCCTAGAAGCCGTGCGATTGCTTGATTTGATAGAGACAACCAAAATCTACCAAGCCTCCACAAGTGAGCTCTATGGGCTAGTCCAAGCGGTGCCTCAAAGTGAAAGCACGCCATTTTATCCGCGCTCGCCCTATGCTTGTGCCAAGCTCTATGCCTATTGGATCACGATCAACTACCGAGAGGCATATAATATGTTTGCGTGTAATGGGATTTTGTTTAATCACGAGAGCCCTATCCGTGGCGAGACATTTGTCACGCGCAAAATCACGCGCGGAGTGAGCAAGATCGCCCTAGGCTTGCAGGATAAGCTCTATCTGGGCAATCTCTCTGCCAAGCGCGATTGGGGACACGCCAAAGACTATGTAGAGGCGATGTATCTTATCTTGCAGCAGCAAAAGGCAGAAGACTTTGTCATCGCCACAGGCGTTACCACGCAGGTGCGAGACTTTGTGGCACTGGCATTTGGGGAGCTTGGGATTGAGGTGGAGTTTCGCGGAGAGGGGGAAAATGAAGTAGGCATAGTCAAGGCGTGCAGGGGTGAATATCAGCTGCCACAGGGGCAAGAAGTGGTCGCGGTGGATTCTCGCTACTTCCGCCCCACAGAAGTAGATCTGCTGCTAGGTGATCCCACCAAGGCGCAAAAGCTTTTAGGCTGGCAGCCTAAATATGATCTAGCAATGCTTGTCAAAGATATGATGCAAAGTGATATAAAGCTTATGCAAAAGGAAAAGTTCTTGCAAGATAATGGCTATAACATCTTGCGCTATTTTGAGTAG
- a CDS encoding glycosyltransferase family 2 protein yields the protein MKPLAIIIPIYNVAQYLLECLESLSAQSYGEFIAICVDDGSSDSSAQIIAEYAKRDSRFILLTQDNQGIGAARNTGLRYVYDALPQVAYIGFMDPDDAVGVDYYANLIYTLESRRAQMATTRDIWRFSDEHYDSAMFALRQPKTRGITRKVTSKNIAHKIEAPRSVFTRALLQNLRFPTNRFAEDVGFSVCAHALASKVALSKNARYFYRVRSGSLTSTTHPPQEFFQVFGFVYEFFKKHGYLESYLLPTDLLRPNRFAKVDSSYLAQLQEFLRSLDLSPSVLEQNKPLRLALQAKSLDEFMARTRSFREWRADKFCLHLTKNRKTIILFGKTLLDTSMALTPPRPTSSPSPQASPRIAIIAKDITEAGGGERVGVNLANAFIECGFKVSVISLFSSNNAPIYPLESRAELLSLSLS from the coding sequence ATGAAACCCCTTGCCATAATTATCCCCATCTATAATGTCGCGCAATATTTGCTGGAGTGTTTAGAGTCTTTGAGTGCGCAGAGCTATGGGGAGTTTATAGCGATATGTGTCGATGATGGCAGCAGTGATTCTAGTGCGCAGATTATCGCTGAGTATGCCAAGCGCGACTCACGCTTTATCCTCTTAACGCAAGACAATCAAGGCATAGGGGCTGCTAGAAACACAGGGCTTAGGTATGTCTATGACGCTTTACCCCAAGTGGCATATATCGGCTTTATGGACCCAGATGATGCGGTGGGGGTAGATTACTACGCTAATCTTATCTATACGCTAGAATCTAGGCGCGCGCAGATGGCGACCACGCGCGATATATGGCGATTTAGCGATGAGCATTATGATAGCGCGATGTTTGCACTTAGGCAGCCTAAGACTAGAGGCATTACTCGCAAGGTTACAAGCAAAAACATCGCGCATAAAATCGAAGCCCCGCGCAGTGTATTTACGCGAGCATTGCTGCAAAACTTGCGCTTCCCTACCAACCGCTTCGCTGAAGATGTGGGCTTTAGCGTGTGTGCGCACGCTTTGGCTAGCAAGGTGGCATTAAGCAAAAATGCGCGCTATTTTTACCGCGTGCGTAGCGGCTCGCTCACTAGCACAACCCACCCGCCGCAAGAGTTTTTCCAAGTGTTTGGCTTTGTGTATGAGTTTTTTAAGAAGCACGGCTACCTAGAGTCCTATCTCCTGCCCACAGATTTGCTCCGCCCCAATCGCTTCGCAAAAGTGGATTCTAGCTATTTGGCGCAGCTGCAGGAGTTTTTACGCTCTTTAGATCTTAGCCCAAGTGTGCTAGAGCAAAACAAGCCCCTAAGGCTTGCGCTACAAGCAAAAAGCCTAGATGAGTTTATGGCTAGGACTAGGAGCTTTAGAGAGTGGAGGGCGGATAAATTCTGCTTGCATTTGACTAAAAACCGCAAGACGATCATACTCTTTGGCAAGACGCTTCTAGATACTTCTATGGCTTTGACACCGCCACGCCCCACAAGCTCGCCAAGTCCCCAAGCAAGCCCGCGCATAGCCATCATCGCCAAAGACATCACAGAAGCAGGCGGAGGCGAGCGCGTGGGGGTCAATCTAGCTAATGCCTTTATAGAATGCGGCTTTAAGGTTAGCGTCATAAGTCTTTTTAGTAGCAATAATGCGCCAATCTATCCGCTAGAATCTAGGGCGGAGCTACTCTCTCTCTCTCTCTCATAA
- a CDS encoding glycosyltransferase, which translates to MLCAYKPTIVLSNDGWYIPRTKIKGVRYVRLWHLNAPKHLSTRKARNLANFDTLVVLSQKELATWQSYHKCVRVIPNFLPQISSKLANPSTKVVLSVGRLSGEKGFDRLLDIWAMVQDPSKEHYKETSQWQLHIVGSGKLREKLESTIFQKGLRKSVRLVGFRQDMERVYLGASVYAMCSYFEGFGMALAEACSYGLAGIAFDIAAGPSDIITQGRSGYLIENGDKESFATRLCELMSDETKRAEFGTNARELVAQNFSKQAVMPQWQEVLQ; encoded by the coding sequence GTGCTATGCGCATATAAGCCCACTATCGTGCTAAGTAATGATGGCTGGTATATCCCACGCACCAAGATAAAGGGCGTGCGCTATGTGCGCCTGTGGCATTTAAACGCGCCAAAGCACCTAAGCACGCGCAAAGCTCGCAATCTAGCCAATTTTGATACTTTAGTCGTGCTTTCACAAAAAGAGCTAGCCACTTGGCAGAGCTATCATAAATGCGTGCGGGTGATCCCAAACTTCCTCCCACAAATCTCTAGCAAGCTTGCTAATCCTAGCACCAAAGTCGTGCTATCTGTGGGGCGACTAAGCGGAGAAAAGGGCTTTGATAGGCTGCTTGATATTTGGGCGATGGTGCAAGACCCCTCTAAAGAGCATTATAAGGAGACTTCGCAGTGGCAGCTACATATCGTAGGCAGTGGGAAGCTGCGAGAAAAGCTAGAATCCACTATCTTCCAAAAGGGCTTGAGAAAAAGCGTGCGTTTAGTGGGCTTTAGGCAGGATATGGAGCGCGTATATCTGGGGGCTAGTGTGTATGCGATGTGTAGCTACTTTGAGGGCTTTGGTATGGCACTAGCAGAGGCGTGCAGCTACGGGCTAGCGGGCATTGCCTTTGACATTGCCGCTGGTCCTAGCGATATTATTACACAAGGCAGAAGTGGGTATTTGATAGAAAATGGCGATAAAGAGAGCTTTGCTACTAGGCTGTGTGAGCTAATGAGCGATGAGACAAAGCGCGCGGAGTTTGGCAC